One window of Cydia fagiglandana chromosome 19, ilCydFagi1.1, whole genome shotgun sequence genomic DNA carries:
- the LOC134674116 gene encoding trafficking protein particle complex subunit 2-like protein, whose product MAVCVAVIGKDNSPLYIGGIGNDTGTDNELSRQWLVHTALDALEERLATTNTNNAAAGTNTARADLRDLYLGLLYSTDTHKIYGYVTNTRIKLVLVTSSTSPSGSNIRDAEVRTALRRLHALYADAICNPFHLPGDQITSPKFDKQVKSLMLNNV is encoded by the exons ATGGCCGTGTGTGTGGCAGTTATAGGCAAAGAT AATTCGCCGTTATACATAGGCGGAATAGGAAATGACACTGGAACTGATAATGAACTGTCTCGTCAATGGCTCGTCCACACTGCGTTAGATGCGTTGGAAGAGCGATTAGCCACCACGAATACCAACAACGCAGCAGCAGGAACAAATACCGCTCGAGCAGATCTCCGTGACTTGTATTTAGGACTTCTTTACTCTACTGATACGCATAAAAT ATACGGCTACGTAACAAACACAAGAATTAAATTAGTTCTTGTGACGAGCTCTACGTCGCCCAGTGGAAGTAACATAAGAGATGCAGAAGTGAGGACGGCTTTACGCCGCTTGCACGCACTTTACGCTGACGCTATATGCAACCCATTCCATTTACCGGGAGATCAAATAACTTCACC GAAATTCGACAAGCAAGTCAAAAGTTTAATGCTAAACAACGTTTAA